A region of Methyloversatilis discipulorum DNA encodes the following proteins:
- a CDS encoding heavy metal translocating P-type ATPase encodes MNAPESTLNLSPDAAAATTACYHCGLPVDGPVRYRVRVAGEDRPMCCAGCAAVAEAISGGGLEAFYAHRDALPEAAPEGGARDLSVYDLPEVQADFVRTVSHPDCADAREALLIIEGIRCAACVWLNEQHVGRLPGVLVLEINYATRRARVVWDPARVQLSAILRAVTEIGYEAWPNDRAHAESVARSERRDALWRLAVAGLGMMQVMMYAWPEYTAGDAELPGSIAALMRWASLVLTAPVVCYSAAPFFSRALRDLAAKRVGMDLPVALGIGAAFIASLWATVTHSGEVYFDSVTMFVFLLLGGRYLEMLARQRAVRGVEELARVMPALAHRFTAWPGTATEAVPVARLLAGDHVVVAAGEVFPADGRLVDGRSEVDESLLTGESRPQGRGPGDRVVGGSVNIGSPVVLAVEQVGEATRLAAIRRLIGRASASRPEVVQFADRIAVHFVKALIVLAVLTAGVWLWLDPSQALSVFVAVLVVSCPCALSLATPAALTVGTGVLSRSGLLVTRAHAIETLARVTHVVFDKTGTLTTGAMALQAVELMGDLDAAQATALAAALEGPSTHPIARALRAAAGEQVRPAVDELSAVTGQGVQGVIAGRRLRLGSAEFACALSGTPLPATPSGIATPVWLGDEHGLLARFDLSDALRPGAPELLARLHERGIAVSLLSGDAHAPVEALAQELGIADAHARMTPEGKRAYIEALQQRGAVVAMLGDGVNDAPVLAQAQVSVAMGGGTELARAQGDLVLLSERFDALTRGLDTAQATLAIVRQNLRWAFAYNLLAIPPAMLGWITPWMAGIGMSLSSLMVVLNALRLQRRAKEMN; translated from the coding sequence ATGAACGCGCCGGAATCAACGCTGAACCTGAGTCCGGATGCCGCCGCCGCGACGACGGCCTGCTATCACTGCGGGCTGCCGGTCGATGGCCCGGTGCGCTACCGCGTCCGCGTCGCCGGTGAGGACAGACCGATGTGCTGCGCCGGCTGCGCCGCCGTCGCCGAAGCCATCTCCGGCGGCGGGCTCGAAGCCTTCTACGCGCACCGCGACGCCTTGCCGGAAGCAGCACCGGAGGGTGGTGCGCGCGACCTGTCGGTGTACGACCTGCCGGAAGTGCAGGCAGATTTCGTGCGTACGGTTTCGCATCCGGACTGTGCCGACGCGCGCGAGGCGCTGCTCATCATCGAGGGCATACGCTGCGCGGCCTGCGTGTGGCTGAACGAGCAGCACGTCGGTCGCCTGCCCGGTGTGCTGGTGCTCGAAATCAACTACGCGACGCGCCGTGCGCGTGTGGTGTGGGACCCGGCGCGGGTCCAGCTGTCGGCCATCCTGCGGGCGGTGACCGAGATCGGCTACGAAGCCTGGCCGAACGACCGCGCACACGCCGAGTCGGTCGCCCGCAGCGAGCGGCGCGACGCGCTGTGGCGCCTGGCGGTGGCCGGGCTGGGCATGATGCAGGTGATGATGTACGCGTGGCCGGAATACACCGCCGGCGACGCCGAACTGCCGGGCAGCATCGCTGCGCTGATGCGCTGGGCCAGTCTGGTGCTGACGGCACCCGTCGTGTGCTACTCGGCCGCTCCCTTCTTCTCGCGCGCGCTGCGCGATCTGGCGGCGAAACGCGTCGGCATGGACCTGCCGGTCGCACTCGGCATCGGTGCCGCCTTCATCGCCAGCCTGTGGGCCACGGTGACGCATTCGGGCGAGGTGTATTTCGATTCGGTCACCATGTTCGTCTTCCTGCTGCTCGGCGGGCGCTATCTCGAAATGCTGGCGCGTCAGCGTGCGGTGCGCGGTGTCGAGGAACTGGCGCGCGTGATGCCGGCGCTGGCGCACCGTTTCACCGCCTGGCCCGGAACGGCGACCGAGGCGGTGCCGGTGGCGCGACTGCTGGCCGGCGACCACGTCGTCGTCGCCGCCGGCGAGGTGTTTCCAGCCGACGGCCGTCTGGTCGATGGTCGCAGCGAGGTCGATGAAAGCCTGCTTACCGGCGAATCCAGGCCGCAGGGCCGCGGCCCTGGCGACCGTGTGGTCGGCGGCAGCGTGAATATCGGCTCGCCGGTGGTGCTGGCGGTGGAGCAGGTCGGCGAGGCGACACGGCTGGCGGCGATCCGCCGGCTGATCGGCCGCGCTTCGGCCAGCCGGCCGGAGGTGGTGCAGTTCGCCGACCGCATCGCGGTGCATTTCGTCAAGGCGCTCATCGTGCTGGCCGTGCTGACCGCCGGCGTCTGGCTGTGGCTCGATCCGTCGCAGGCGCTGTCCGTCTTCGTCGCGGTGCTGGTCGTCAGCTGCCCCTGTGCGCTATCGCTGGCCACACCGGCGGCGCTGACTGTCGGCACCGGCGTGCTGTCGCGCAGCGGCCTGCTGGTTACCCGCGCGCACGCGATCGAAACGCTGGCACGCGTCACCCACGTCGTGTTCGACAAGACCGGCACGCTCACCACCGGCGCCATGGCCTTGCAGGCGGTCGAACTGATGGGCGACCTCGATGCGGCGCAGGCGACGGCGCTGGCGGCGGCGCTGGAAGGACCGTCGACTCACCCGATCGCGCGTGCGCTGCGCGCCGCTGCCGGTGAGCAGGTGCGACCGGCCGTCGATGAGCTGTCGGCGGTGACCGGGCAGGGCGTGCAGGGCGTCATCGCTGGCCGCCGCCTGCGGCTGGGCAGCGCGGAATTCGCCTGTGCGCTGTCCGGGACACCGCTGCCGGCCACGCCGTCGGGCATCGCGACGCCGGTGTGGCTGGGCGACGAACACGGCCTGCTCGCCCGCTTCGACCTCAGCGATGCGCTGCGGCCCGGTGCGCCGGAACTGCTGGCGCGGCTGCACGAGCGCGGCATCGCGGTCAGCCTGCTGTCGGGCGACGCACACGCACCGGTCGAGGCGCTGGCGCAGGAACTGGGCATCGCCGACGCGCACGCGCGGATGACGCCTGAGGGCAAGCGCGCTTATATAGAAGCGTTGCAGCAGCGCGGCGCCGTCGTCGCCATGCTGGGCGACGGTGTCAATGACGCGCCGGTGCTGGCGCAGGCCCAGGTGTCGGTCGCGATGGGCGGCGGCACCGAACTGGCGCGCGCTCAGGGCGATCTGGTGCTGCTGTCCGAACGTTTCGACGCGCTCACGCGCGGGCTCGACACGGCCCAGGCGACGCTGGCCATCGTGCGGCAGAACCTGCGCTGGGCCTTTGCCTACAACCTGCTGGCCATCCCGCCGGCGATGCTGGGCTGGATCACGCCGTGGATGGCCGGCATCGGCATGTCGCTCAGTTCGCTGATGGTGGTGCTCAACGCACTGCGCCTGCAGCGGCGCGCAAAGGAAATGAACTGA
- the ccoS gene encoding cbb3-type cytochrome oxidase assembly protein CcoS: MDILWLLVPMSVLIALGIGAVFIWSARSGQFDDLEGPAHRMLMDDDRAQTIDDTPADGRDERKV; encoded by the coding sequence ATGGACATTCTATGGTTGCTGGTGCCGATGTCGGTGCTGATCGCGCTGGGCATCGGCGCCGTGTTCATCTGGTCGGCGCGCAGCGGCCAGTTCGATGACCTGGAAGGGCCGGCGCACCGCATGCTGATGGACGACGACCGCGCGCAGACCATCGACGACACACCGGCGGACGGCAGGGACGAGCGCAAGGTGTGA
- a CDS encoding chorismate--pyruvate lyase family protein, producing the protein MPAPLRGWLTDPHSLTSRIRARCRHFAVQPLRTGRAALAADEACLLGSGRAQALSREVLLHADGVPVVFAHSVVNMRDVRGVWHMFAGVGTRPLGALLFADARIARSPLAARRLDARHPLYRRVQAEGIAVSGPLWARRSLFVRRGRPLLVTEVFLPAISELAP; encoded by the coding sequence ATGCCGGCGCCACTGCGTGGCTGGCTGACCGACCCTCATTCGCTGACCTCACGCATCCGGGCGCGCTGCCGGCACTTCGCGGTGCAGCCGCTGCGCACCGGTCGTGCCGCGCTGGCGGCCGACGAGGCCTGTCTGCTCGGCAGCGGCCGGGCGCAGGCGCTGTCGCGCGAGGTGCTGCTGCATGCCGACGGCGTGCCGGTGGTGTTCGCGCACAGCGTGGTCAACATGCGTGACGTACGCGGCGTCTGGCACATGTTCGCCGGCGTCGGCACGCGGCCGCTCGGTGCGCTGCTGTTCGCCGACGCGCGCATCGCCCGCTCGCCGCTGGCGGCGCGCCGGCTCGACGCCCGTCACCCGTTGTACCGGCGCGTGCAGGCGGAAGGCATCGCGGTGAGCGGCCCGCTGTGGGCGCGCCGCTCGCTGTTCGTGCGCCGCGGCCGGCCGCTGCTGGTGACCGAAGTCTTCCTGCCGGCCATTTCGGAACTTGCGCCATGA
- the ubiA gene encoding 4-hydroxybenzoate octaprenyltransferase yields the protein MNLLARLNAWERLMRLDKPIGILLLAWPTLWALWVAGGGKPSAFIVWIFMLGTVLMRSAGCVINDYADRNFDGHVERTKNRPLATGEVGTREALLLAAGLALFAFILILPLHRLVILLSFAALFLAASYPFTKRFFAIPQAYLGIAFGFGIPMAYAAQLYTVPMEAWLLLAANVFWAVAYDTEYAMVDREDDLKIGIRTSAITFGRFDVAAVMACYAITLALLALYGRLEGLHWPYYVGLVVAAGIAGYHWTLIRDRDRARCFRAFLHNNWLGAAVFAGIVADYALR from the coding sequence ATGAATCTGCTCGCCCGCCTGAATGCCTGGGAGCGCCTGATGCGGCTGGACAAGCCGATCGGCATCCTGCTGCTCGCCTGGCCCACGCTGTGGGCGCTGTGGGTGGCCGGCGGCGGCAAGCCGTCCGCCTTCATCGTCTGGATATTCATGCTCGGCACGGTGCTGATGCGCAGCGCCGGCTGCGTCATCAACGACTACGCCGACCGCAACTTCGACGGTCACGTCGAGCGCACGAAGAACCGCCCGCTGGCCACCGGCGAGGTCGGTACGCGCGAGGCGCTGCTGCTGGCGGCCGGGCTGGCGCTGTTCGCCTTCATCCTCATCCTGCCGCTGCACCGGCTGGTCATCCTGCTGTCCTTCGCCGCGCTTTTCCTGGCCGCCAGCTACCCCTTCACCAAGCGCTTCTTCGCCATTCCGCAGGCCTATCTCGGCATCGCCTTCGGCTTCGGCATTCCGATGGCCTATGCGGCCCAGCTGTACACGGTGCCGATGGAAGCGTGGCTGTTGCTGGCCGCGAACGTGTTCTGGGCGGTCGCCTACGACACCGAATACGCGATGGTCGATCGCGAGGACGACCTGAAGATCGGCATCCGCACCTCGGCCATCACCTTCGGCCGCTTCGACGTCGCGGCGGTGATGGCCTGCTATGCAATCACGCTGGCGCTGCTCGCGCTCTACGGCCGGCTCGAAGGGCTGCACTGGCCCTACTACGTCGGGCTGGTCGTTGCCGCCGGCATCGCCGGCTATCACTGGACGCTGATCCGCGACCGTGACCGCGCGCGCTGCTTCCGCGCCTTCCTGCACAACAACTGGCTGGGCGCCGCGGTGTTCGCCGGCATCGTCGCCGACTACGCCTTGCGTTGA
- a CDS encoding alpha/beta hydrolase has protein sequence MNRMSAVGLAAAALLCVFEAQAGPLRERLAERRADSGAEVRLPAGSRAQRDIAYGDHADQRMDVYIPDGARDAPVLFLVHGGGWRRGDKAHGRLIGNKLAHWLPAGVIVVSVNYRMLPDADVLTQRDDVAAALARAQSLAPSWGGDPSRFVLMGHSAGAHLVALLAAAPQGERRWLGSVLLDSGALDVERLMQERHAGLFDEAFGKDPAFWHATSPLHQLAGPTAPWLAVCSSRRRQACDQVKVFAQRVRETGGRIDELPIDLSHGDINEKLGLPGDYTRQVDAFLRGIGALK, from the coding sequence ATGAACAGAATGAGCGCCGTGGGTCTTGCGGCGGCTGCACTGCTATGCGTCTTCGAGGCGCAGGCGGGTCCGCTGCGCGAGCGTCTGGCGGAGCGGCGCGCCGACAGCGGAGCCGAGGTTCGTCTGCCCGCCGGCAGCCGCGCGCAACGCGATATCGCGTATGGCGATCACGCCGACCAGCGCATGGATGTCTACATCCCCGACGGCGCCCGCGACGCGCCGGTGCTCTTCCTCGTGCATGGCGGTGGCTGGCGTCGCGGCGACAAGGCGCACGGCCGGCTGATCGGCAACAAGTTGGCGCACTGGCTGCCGGCAGGCGTCATCGTCGTGTCGGTCAATTACCGCATGCTGCCCGACGCCGACGTGCTGACGCAGCGCGACGACGTGGCTGCCGCGCTGGCCAGGGCGCAGTCGCTGGCGCCCTCCTGGGGCGGCGATCCGTCGCGCTTCGTGTTGATGGGGCATTCGGCCGGTGCGCATCTGGTGGCCTTGCTGGCCGCCGCGCCACAGGGCGAACGCCGTTGGCTGGGCAGCGTGCTGCTCGACAGTGGCGCGCTCGACGTCGAACGGCTGATGCAGGAACGCCACGCCGGCCTGTTCGACGAAGCCTTCGGCAAGGACCCCGCCTTCTGGCACGCGACCTCGCCGTTGCATCAGCTTGCCGGGCCGACCGCGCCCTGGCTGGCGGTGTGCTCCAGCCGGCGCCGTCAGGCTTGCGACCAGGTGAAGGTATTCGCGCAGCGCGTGCGCGAAACCGGCGGCCGCATCGATGAGCTGCCGATCGATCTGTCGCACGGCGACATCAACGAGAAGCTGGGCCTGCCGGGGGACTACACGCGCCAGGTCGATGCCTTCCTGCGTGGTATCGGCGCGCTGAAATGA
- a CDS encoding DNRLRE domain-containing protein, with amino-acid sequence MLSKSLIAAALFAAAPAFAATYTFQQGAGGYDGTMDVTMYSSDPDASSGYEQEVSIDASDNGSPNHVLLRFDNLFGNAANQIKAGETVVSATLTLQITSAGSGIRFYDMLSDWNSASATWNTMGDGIQTDGLEAAMLPFLTIGADNGDANIESGTLVLDFTDALRRMQDGDVPGYGWALLPFMPNGTNGIDFYSAEGFMVSDRPLLTVEVAAVPEPETYAMLLAGLGLIGLRARRRG; translated from the coding sequence ATGTTGAGCAAATCCCTGATCGCGGCCGCGCTGTTCGCGGCCGCACCGGCGTTCGCCGCAACCTACACCTTCCAGCAAGGCGCCGGCGGCTACGACGGCACGATGGACGTGACGATGTACAGCAGCGACCCCGACGCAAGCAGTGGCTACGAGCAGGAAGTGAGCATCGACGCCTCAGACAACGGTTCGCCGAACCACGTGTTGCTGCGCTTCGACAACCTGTTCGGCAACGCAGCGAACCAGATCAAGGCCGGTGAAACCGTCGTGTCCGCCACGCTGACGCTGCAGATCACCAGCGCCGGCAGCGGCATCCGTTTCTACGACATGCTGAGCGACTGGAACTCCGCCTCGGCCACCTGGAACACCATGGGCGACGGCATACAGACCGACGGTCTGGAAGCCGCCATGCTGCCCTTCCTCACCATCGGTGCGGACAACGGCGATGCCAACATCGAATCCGGCACCCTGGTGCTGGATTTCACCGACGCCCTGCGCCGCATGCAGGACGGCGACGTGCCGGGCTACGGCTGGGCGCTGCTGCCCTTCATGCCGAATGGCACCAACGGTATCGACTTCTACAGCGCCGAAGGCTTCATGGTCAGCGATCGTCCGCTGCTGACGGTCGAGGTCGCCGCGGTGCCGGAACCCGAAACCTACGCCATGCTGCTGGCCGGGCTGGGTCTGATCGGTCTGCGCGCCCGTCGTCGCGGCTGA
- a CDS encoding PhoX family protein, with protein sequence MNHQDDLIDVLRDFSKADAAKDMDPHWTYGRRGFLKSGVAAAATVAMPFSILGSKKAHAVQLPFSPDYGPLAPVADEVTGLPLLQLPEGFKYWSYGWTGDTMTDGIATPGAHDGMAVVAADANKIVLVRNHEQGSRTAGSYANPKITYDPLCNGGTTNLVFSPRTKQWVGAYASISGTIRNCAGGPTPWNSWITCEETSDGPHNGASKQHGYCFDVPATGVAKPVPLVDMGCFSHEAVAVDPVTGIIYETEDSTPSGFYRFIPNVIGRPEMGGKLQMMKLKTANNATRTINGVSYGYYNTGVAQAPGTTFDVEWVNIDEPNKPFISGTSYGGVVAQGIMQGASSIVRGEGVWYGNGVIYVCSTSGGAAGKGQIFAYDPRRETFTLVYESSGADVCDNPDNIAWSPRGSLILCEDGGNSVSRCHGLTTDGTVFPFIANNADFRSGAIGTYTRPSGRSFSSNSMTSEFCGATFHNEWLFVNVQSPGITYAITGPWDNGAL encoded by the coding sequence ATGAACCATCAAGACGACCTGATCGACGTCCTGCGCGACTTCAGCAAGGCCGACGCCGCGAAGGACATGGACCCGCACTGGACCTACGGCCGTCGCGGCTTCCTGAAGAGCGGCGTCGCTGCCGCCGCCACCGTCGCGATGCCCTTCAGCATCCTCGGCTCGAAGAAGGCGCACGCCGTTCAGCTGCCGTTCAGCCCGGATTACGGCCCGCTCGCCCCGGTCGCCGATGAAGTGACCGGCCTGCCGCTGCTGCAACTGCCGGAAGGTTTCAAGTACTGGTCCTACGGCTGGACCGGCGACACGATGACCGACGGCATCGCCACCCCGGGTGCGCACGACGGCATGGCCGTGGTCGCCGCCGACGCGAACAAGATCGTGCTGGTACGCAACCACGAGCAGGGCAGCCGCACCGCCGGTTCGTACGCCAACCCGAAGATCACCTATGACCCGCTGTGCAACGGCGGCACGACCAACCTCGTGTTCTCGCCGCGCACCAAGCAGTGGGTCGGCGCCTACGCGTCGATCTCCGGCACCATCCGCAACTGCGCTGGCGGCCCGACCCCGTGGAACTCGTGGATCACCTGTGAAGAAACGTCGGACGGCCCGCACAACGGCGCCTCCAAACAGCACGGCTACTGCTTCGACGTGCCGGCCACCGGCGTCGCCAAGCCGGTTCCGCTGGTCGACATGGGCTGTTTCAGCCATGAAGCCGTCGCCGTTGATCCGGTCACCGGCATCATCTACGAAACCGAGGACAGCACGCCGTCCGGCTTCTACCGCTTCATCCCGAACGTCATCGGTCGTCCGGAAATGGGCGGCAAGCTGCAGATGATGAAGCTGAAGACCGCCAACAACGCGACCCGCACCATCAACGGTGTCAGCTACGGCTACTACAACACCGGCGTGGCGCAGGCTCCGGGCACCACCTTCGACGTCGAGTGGGTGAATATCGACGAGCCGAACAAGCCCTTCATCAGCGGCACCTCCTACGGTGGCGTGGTCGCCCAGGGCATCATGCAGGGTGCGTCGAGCATCGTGCGCGGCGAAGGCGTGTGGTACGGCAACGGCGTGATCTACGTGTGCTCGACCAGCGGCGGTGCCGCCGGCAAGGGCCAGATCTTCGCCTACGACCCGCGTCGAGAAACCTTCACGCTGGTCTACGAATCGTCCGGCGCTGACGTCTGCGACAACCCGGACAACATCGCATGGAGCCCGCGCGGCAGCCTGATCCTGTGCGAAGACGGCGGCAACTCGGTCTCGCGCTGCCACGGTCTGACCACCGACGGCACCGTGTTCCCGTTCATCGCCAACAACGCCGACTTCCGCAGTGGCGCCATCGGCACCTACACCCGTCCGTCCGGCCGCAGCTTCAGCAGCAACTCGATGACCTCGGAGTTCTGCGGCGCGACCTTCCACAACGAATGGCTGTTCGTGAACGTGCAGTCGCCGGGCATCACCTACGCGATCACCGGCCCGTGGGATAACGGCGCGCTGTAA
- a CDS encoding PEP-CTERM sorting domain-containing protein yields the protein MFTRSTLAAALLAGLMSAGAQAAAPTISGQFGSGSTAGTVAAESYSFIGGAENWSFWTFKADFLSEVSITVTPTDPTLDVIFGIWYGVESDTANYFDLGSSSLTTMFVTGADGTPSNPFAGAGEAASASFFNDYGNGLFVLAIADYSDNVGVGQLGYTITASVPEPETYALLLAGLGLIGAAARRRA from the coding sequence ATGTTCACGCGTTCCACCCTTGCGGCTGCCCTGCTGGCCGGCCTGATGTCGGCCGGCGCCCAGGCGGCCGCCCCGACCATCAGCGGCCAGTTCGGCAGCGGCAGCACGGCCGGCACAGTCGCCGCCGAAAGCTATTCCTTCATCGGCGGCGCCGAAAACTGGTCCTTCTGGACCTTCAAGGCCGATTTCCTGAGCGAAGTGTCGATCACCGTCACCCCGACGGATCCGACGCTCGACGTCATTTTCGGTATCTGGTACGGCGTCGAGAGCGATACCGCCAACTACTTCGACCTCGGCAGCAGCTCGCTGACCACGATGTTCGTGACCGGCGCTGACGGCACGCCGTCCAACCCTTTCGCCGGCGCCGGTGAAGCGGCCAGCGCGAGCTTCTTCAATGACTACGGCAATGGCCTGTTCGTGCTCGCCATCGCCGACTATAGCGACAACGTCGGCGTCGGCCAGCTCGGCTACACCATCACCGCCTCGGTGCCGGAGCCCGAAACCTACGCGCTGCTGCTGGCCGGCCTCGGCCTGATCGGTGCCGCCGCCCGCCGTCGCGCCTGA
- a CDS encoding aminotransferase-like domain-containing protein: MNRYEQLADRLRSDIRAGLYPPGQRLPSVRRIALQQGLSIATCISAYRKLEAQGWLEARPQSGFYARTPEALPPRACQTCDDESPGEVTMSERVAQVMRASHRDDLLVFSTAIPHADFLPVKDIRASLGRALRADDAGSARYGEFIGEEALRVQIARRAVDSGCQIHPDDIVITTGCQEALTLALRATTQPGDVVAIESPAFFGTLQLIESLGLKALEIPTDAQTGLSPDALELALEKWPVKACLACTSFSNPSGALMPDAHKRRIVQMLSSRGIALIEDDIYGELAHDGERPRVAKAWDRTGHVLLCSSFSKTLAPGLRIGWIVAGRWRREVERLKYGSTMATALLPQRALADYLASGRPERHMARIRRQYAEQMERMQTAIARHFPPGTRCTRPAGGFILWVELPEHIDALALQSRALAAGISIAPGPLFSPQGKYRNCIRLMCAVRWDARVDTALATLGSLASR, from the coding sequence ATGAACCGCTACGAACAACTCGCCGACCGGCTGCGCTCGGACATCCGCGCCGGTCTTTACCCACCCGGCCAGCGCCTGCCGTCCGTACGGCGCATCGCGCTGCAGCAGGGCCTGAGCATCGCCACCTGCATTTCGGCCTATCGCAAACTCGAAGCGCAGGGCTGGCTGGAGGCGCGACCGCAGTCCGGCTTCTACGCACGCACGCCGGAAGCGCTGCCGCCGCGCGCCTGCCAGACCTGCGACGACGAATCGCCGGGCGAGGTCACGATGTCGGAACGGGTCGCCCAGGTGATGCGCGCATCGCACCGCGACGACCTGCTGGTGTTCAGCACCGCGATTCCGCACGCCGACTTCCTGCCGGTGAAGGACATCCGGGCCAGCCTCGGCCGCGCCCTGCGCGCGGACGACGCCGGCAGCGCGCGCTACGGCGAGTTCATCGGCGAAGAGGCGCTGCGCGTGCAGATCGCCCGCCGCGCAGTCGATTCCGGCTGCCAGATTCACCCTGACGACATCGTCATCACCACCGGTTGCCAGGAAGCACTGACGCTGGCGCTGCGCGCAACCACCCAGCCGGGCGACGTGGTCGCCATCGAGTCGCCGGCTTTCTTCGGCACGCTGCAACTGATCGAATCGCTGGGCCTGAAGGCCCTCGAAATCCCGACCGACGCACAGACCGGCCTCAGCCCGGACGCACTCGAACTGGCGCTGGAAAAGTGGCCGGTCAAGGCCTGCCTCGCCTGCACCAGCTTCAGCAACCCGAGCGGCGCGCTGATGCCGGACGCGCACAAGCGGCGCATCGTGCAGATGCTGTCCAGTCGCGGCATCGCGCTGATCGAGGACGACATCTACGGCGAGCTGGCGCACGACGGCGAACGCCCGCGTGTGGCCAAGGCCTGGGACCGCACCGGCCACGTGCTGCTGTGCTCGTCCTTCTCGAAAACGCTGGCGCCCGGCCTGCGCATCGGCTGGATCGTCGCCGGGCGCTGGCGGCGCGAGGTCGAGCGACTGAAGTACGGCAGCACCATGGCCACCGCCCTGCTGCCGCAGCGCGCGCTTGCCGACTACCTGGCCAGCGGCCGGCCGGAGCGGCACATGGCGCGCATCCGCCGGCAGTACGCCGAACAGATGGAGCGGATGCAGACGGCGATCGCCCGCCACTTCCCGCCCGGCACGCGCTGCACGCGCCCGGCCGGCGGTTTCATCCTGTGGGTGGAGCTGCCCGAGCATATCGACGCGCTGGCGCTGCAGTCACGGGCGCTGGCCGCCGGCATCAGCATCGCGCCGGGCCCGCTGTTCTCGCCGCAAGGCAAGTACCGCAACTGCATCCGCCTGATGTGTGCCGTCCGCTGGGACGCGCGGGTCGATACCGCACTCGCCACCCTGGGTTCACTCGCCAGCCGATAG
- a CDS encoding tautomerase family protein, with protein MPMITLQLSRPLDAETRLAVTRAVTDLTAEILGKKRELTALSIGHSEHWSVGAEAVGGALTAFHLEVRVTAGTNTKPEKANYLSAVWQSLDELIGPLHPASYIVVSDLAADSWGYAGETQELRHVRARLAQ; from the coding sequence ATGCCGATGATCACGCTGCAACTGTCCCGCCCGCTCGACGCCGAGACGCGCCTCGCCGTGACCCGCGCGGTGACCGACCTGACGGCCGAGATACTCGGCAAGAAGCGCGAGCTGACCGCGCTGTCCATCGGCCACAGCGAACACTGGTCGGTCGGCGCGGAGGCGGTCGGCGGTGCACTGACCGCCTTCCACCTCGAAGTCCGCGTCACCGCTGGCACCAATACGAAGCCGGAGAAGGCGAACTATCTGTCCGCCGTCTGGCAGTCGCTGGACGAACTGATCGGTCCGCTGCACCCGGCCAGCTACATCGTGGTCAGCGATCTGGCGGCGGATTCGTGGGGCTATGCCGGCGAGACACAGGAGCTGCGTCATGTCCGCGCACGCCTGGCTCAGTGA
- a CDS encoding DUF1127 domain-containing protein, with product MSAHAWLSEVARRLREARRQRRARAELRAMNDLELRDLGLGRSDIASVLGGRFEEGFRAQAERLH from the coding sequence ATGTCCGCGCACGCCTGGCTCAGTGAAGTGGCGCGCCGGCTGCGCGAAGCCCGCCGGCAACGTCGTGCGCGTGCAGAATTGCGGGCGATGAACGATCTCGAACTGCGCGACCTCGGCCTCGGCCGCTCGGACATTGCGTCGGTACTCGGCGGACGCTTCGAGGAAGGGTTTCGCGCGCAGGCGGAACGCCTGCACTGA
- a CDS encoding DinB family protein, with amino-acid sequence MIKAHTLNMAGYHVWAYERLFASLEAVSDADWRADHGLFFKSLHGTLNHLLLADLIWYGRFTGQPYAAASLADEVESDRTALLQRARAQASRWLDLVEATDEKAFGGRLRYPNMAGQPCDTPWAGTLLHVFNHATHHRGQMSAVATRLGQPAPEMDFVYFLRLSGL; translated from the coding sequence ATGATCAAGGCGCACACGCTGAACATGGCCGGCTATCACGTCTGGGCTTACGAACGCCTTTTCGCGTCGCTCGAGGCCGTCAGCGACGCCGACTGGCGCGCGGACCACGGGCTGTTCTTCAAGAGCCTGCACGGCACCCTCAATCATCTGCTGCTGGCCGACCTGATCTGGTATGGCCGCTTCACCGGTCAGCCGTACGCGGCCGCCTCGCTCGCCGACGAGGTCGAGTCCGATCGTACGGCGCTGCTGCAGCGTGCGCGTGCGCAGGCGTCGCGCTGGCTCGACCTTGTCGAGGCCACTGACGAGAAGGCCTTCGGCGGCCGACTGCGCTATCCGAACATGGCGGGTCAGCCCTGCGACACGCCCTGGGCCGGCACGCTGCTGCACGTGTTCAATCACGCGACGCACCACCGCGGCCAGATGTCGGCGGTTGCCACGCGCCTGGGCCAGCCGGCGCCGGAGATGGATTTCGTCTACTTCCTGCGCCTGAGCGGTCTGTGA